A window of Oryza glaberrima chromosome 2, OglaRS2, whole genome shotgun sequence genomic DNA:
CGAGCGGGTGGCCGGGTACGCGCGGTGGTACGCGGAGTCGCGGCGCGGCGACTGCGCGCTGGTGCACTCGTCGGGGCCGTACGGGGAGAACCTGTTCTGGGGGAGCGGCACGGGTTGGTCGCCGGCGCAGGCCGTGGGCGCGTGGCTCGCCGAGCAGCCGCGGTACAACTACTGGAGCAACAGCTGCTACGGCGGCATGTGCGGGCACTACACCCAGATCATGTGGCGCGCCACGCGCCGCGTCGGCTGCGCCATGGTCGCCTGCTACAACGGCAGGGGCACCTTCATCACCTGCAACTACGACCCGCCCGGCAACTACGTCGGCATGCGCCCCTACTGACTACCCGCCCAcccaccctccgccgccgccgccgccgctgcgtctCCGGTGATGGTGACGGTGACCGATTCTTTCCTTGGTCCGCTCTGCCGGTCGGCCGGGAGCACCGCGGCACACGGCAGGGCGACGCAGCGCAGCAACCAACCAATCTTGCTGTCTCATTCATTGccatatgatgatgatgatgatgttacAAGAGTACTACAACTGTACAAAATAATTCTTTCTTTCTACTGCACgctgcaacatttttttttttgcttttttaccttttttcctaccaaaatatatattatgatgTTATTGGTAGGATCGGGGAAACTACAATGAAATATGATCAGCTAATTGATTGGTCTGTTATTACTCTGTTCTGTGCAACAAAATGAGCCTTTTTCCCCGTCCCTTCTCGCACATTTCACGTGTACTATGTACTCCACTTTTGAACACATTTTACAGTGGCAAAATGTGAGTTATGCAGAGCTGCTGCAAGAATGGAACAATTGAAAAGGATTAAAGGAAGAATGGCTAGGTGGTACAGAAAtcaccttttctctctctgcGTGTGTGAGGCtttttagagcaggtacaatagtagactacaagccagctgcaaatatattttaagtagataaatcaggagagagaagagtagcgggctatagatttgtagccagctgtagcatgaactt
This region includes:
- the LOC127761364 gene encoding pathogenesis-related protein PR-1-like, giving the protein MASSTAIALALLGIVLLLPGNAFVVVAYPRGGGGGGDYRMQFLGQQNAARAAMGLPALVWDERVAGYARWYAESRRGDCALVHSSGPYGENLFWGSGTGWSPAQAVGAWLAEQPRYNYWSNSCYGGMCGHYTQIMWRATRRVGCAMVACYNGRGTFITCNYDPPGNYVGMRPY